From Vibrio splendidus, a single genomic window includes:
- the nudC gene encoding NAD(+) diphosphatase: protein MLKKSDNKMTEQAYWCVVSGSDIWVNNDQFPYGSAEELGLSVEHAICIGQHQGRKVYWLNDCDVESELTMINLRELLHWPESSFLTASKAIQYGHMTQSMRFCPQCGGRNHLNHNQVAMQCGDCRTLHYPRIFPCIIVAVRNDNKILLAQHPRHKTGMYTVIAGFLEVGETLEQCVAREVKEETGIDVANIRYFSSQPWAFPSSMMMAFLADYAGGTLKPDYSELSDAQWFDVTSLPDVAPVGTIARQLIEKTVGDVAKDDVTEQTIEY, encoded by the coding sequence ATGTTAAAAAAAAGTGATAACAAAATGACAGAGCAAGCTTATTGGTGCGTCGTTTCAGGTAGTGATATTTGGGTTAATAATGATCAGTTTCCTTATGGCTCAGCAGAGGAGCTAGGGCTGAGTGTCGAGCATGCAATCTGTATTGGTCAGCATCAAGGTCGTAAGGTGTATTGGCTCAACGACTGTGATGTTGAGAGTGAGTTGACCATGATAAACCTACGTGAGTTATTACACTGGCCTGAATCGAGTTTTCTGACAGCAAGCAAAGCTATCCAGTATGGGCACATGACGCAAAGTATGCGTTTTTGTCCTCAGTGTGGCGGTCGTAATCACCTCAATCATAATCAGGTGGCGATGCAATGCGGAGATTGCCGAACGCTTCATTATCCTCGTATCTTCCCGTGCATCATTGTCGCTGTACGTAACGACAACAAGATATTGCTTGCACAGCACCCAAGGCATAAAACTGGTATGTATACCGTGATAGCGGGCTTCCTAGAGGTCGGAGAAACCTTAGAGCAGTGTGTGGCAAGAGAAGTCAAAGAGGAAACTGGTATCGATGTTGCTAATATTCGTTACTTTAGCAGCCAGCCATGGGCGTTTCCGTCGAGTATGATGATGGCCTTTCTGGCTGACTATGCTGGTGGAACGCTTAAACCAGATTATAGTGAATTGTCGGATGCCCAATGGTTTGATGTAACAAGCCTGCCTGATGTTGCACCTGTAGGAACGATTGCGAGACAATTGATTGAGAAAACTGTGGGTGACGTGGCGAAAGATGATGTGACGGAGCAGACGATAGAGTACTAA
- a CDS encoding Rsd/AlgQ family anti-sigma factor, translating into MVMLNKFKQIQEQWGGSNEVIDHWLETRQSLIVEYCKLAALQPSSSKATAITELPSPEELQKFSQHLVDYISEGHFKIYDMVMDKWQSTGFKATDEINQSYGHIVLTTDPLLNFTDKYAAIEASDTLESFDSELSLIGEILEARFAVEDQLIQQIADSLAVPPGA; encoded by the coding sequence ATGGTCATGCTAAATAAATTCAAACAAATACAAGAACAATGGGGTGGCTCTAATGAGGTCATCGATCATTGGCTCGAAACTCGACAGTCTCTAATCGTTGAGTATTGTAAGCTTGCCGCTCTACAGCCTTCATCGTCGAAAGCAACGGCAATCACCGAACTGCCTTCTCCAGAAGAACTCCAAAAATTCAGCCAACACCTTGTTGATTACATCTCCGAAGGTCATTTCAAAATCTATGACATGGTGATGGACAAATGGCAGTCTACTGGCTTCAAAGCAACAGACGAAATCAACCAGTCTTATGGTCATATCGTCCTTACCACGGACCCTCTGCTCAACTTCACCGATAAGTACGCCGCCATTGAAGCTAGTGATACATTAGAAAGCTTTGATAGTGAGCTGTCACTTATAGGTGAGATTCTTGAGGCTAGGTTTGCGGTTGAAGACCAGCTGATACAACAAATTGCCGACAGCCTAGCGGTTCCACCAGGAGCTTAA